The following proteins come from a genomic window of Triticum aestivum cultivar Chinese Spring chromosome 6A, IWGSC CS RefSeq v2.1, whole genome shotgun sequence:
- the LOC123127315 gene encoding allene oxide synthase 4 — translation MQKSWSLSKTSYSLELSIAFGDRLALAHPAMTSKVANSSGSDNADAKLSPSGLPVREVPGGYGVPFLSPLRDRLDYYYFQGAEEYFRSRIARNGGATVLRVNMPPGPFITADSRVVAFLDARSFSVLLDDAKVDKTDTLDGTFMPSLALFGGYRPLAFLDAADPRHAALKRVMISLAAARMHHVAPVFRIAFGAVFDAADAGLGDGPVQFNKLNEHHMFDFTCSALFGGTPPSKAMGDGAVTKAIKWLGVQLHPLASKIIKPWLLEDLLLHTFRLPPLLVRRDYADLTAYFAEAAAGFLNDADKAQSGISRDELLHNLVFTAIFNAYGGFKIFLPHVIKWLARAGPALHARLASEVRAAVPNGSDITVSAVDKMPLVKSVVWEALRMNPPVEFQYGRARQDLVVESHAAAYQVRKGEMLFGYQPLATRDERVFKQAGEFVPDRFVGGEGRLLGNVVWSNGPENSEPAEGNKQCPGKDMVVAVGRLMVAELFRRYDTFTADVKEMPLEPVVTFTSLTRAKAE, via the coding sequence ATGCAGAAGAGCTGGTCACTCTCCAAGACCAGCTACAGCCTAGAGCTGAGCATTGCATTTGGTGATAGACTGGCGCTTGCTCACCCTGCCATGACGTCCAAGGTAGCCAACAGCTCCGGCAGCGACAATGCGGATGCCAAGCTATCGCCGTCGGGGCTCCCCGTCCGGGAGGTCCCGGGCGGCTACGGCGTTCCCTTCTTGTCGCCGCTGCGCGACCGCCTTGACTACTACTACTTCCAGGGCGCGGAGGAGTACTTCCGCTCCCGCATCGCCCGGAACGGCGGCGCCACCGTGCTGCGCGTCAACATGCCCCCCGGGCCGTTCATCACCGCCGACTCCCGCGTCGTTGCCTTCCTCGACGCGCGCAGCTTCAGCGTGCTCCTCGACGACGCCAAGGTCGACAAGACCGACACACTCGACGGGACCTTCATGCCCTCCCTCGCGCTCTTCGGCGGCTACCGCCCGCTCGCCTTCCTCGACGCTGCCGACCCCCGCCATGCCGCGCTAAAGCGCGTCATGATCAGCCTCGCCGCCGCGCGGATGCACCACGTCGCGCCGGTCTTCCGCATCGCCTTCGGCGCCGTGTTCGACGCCGCCGACGCCGGCCTCGGCGACGGCCCCGTTCAGTTCAACAAGCTCAACGAGCACCACATGTTCGACTTCACCTGCTCCGCGCTGTTCGGCGGCACGCCGCCGAGCAAGGCCATGGGCGACGGCGCCGTGACCAAGGCCATCAAGTGGCTCGGCGTGCAGCTGCACCCGCTCGCGAGTAAGATCATCAAGCCGTGGCTGCTCGAGGATCTCCTTCTCCACACCTTCCGCCTGCCACCGTTGCTGGTTCGCCGTGACTACGCCGACCTGACAGCGTACTTCGCCGAAGCTGCCGCCGGCTTCCTCAACGACGCTGACAAGGCGCAGTCCGGCATCTCACGCGACGAGCTCCTCCACAACCTAGTCTTCACCGCCATCTTCAACGCCTACGGAGGCTTCAAGATCTTCCTGCCGCACGTCATCAAGTGGCTAGCCCGCGCCGGCCCGGCTCTGCACGCCAGGCTCGCCAGCGAGGTCCGCGCCGCCGTGCCCAACGGCAGCGACATCACCGTGTCCGCCGTCGACAAGATGCCGCTGGTGAAGTCGGTGGTGTGGGAGGCGCTGCGCATGAACCCGCCGGTGGAGTTTCAGTACGGCCGCGCGCGCCAGGACCTGGTGGTCGAGAGCCACGCCGCCGCCTACCAGGTGCGCAAGGGCGAGATGCTCTTCGGGTACCAGCCTCTGGCGACCCGCGACGAGCgcgtattcaagcaggccggcgaGTTCGTCCCTGACCGGTTCGTGGGCGGCGAAGGGCGGCTGCTCGGGAACGTGGTTTGGTCGAACGGGCCGGAGAACAGCGAGCCGGCGGAGGGGAACAAGCAGTGCCCCGGGAAGGACATGGTGGTGGCGGTCGGGAGGCTGATGGTGGCGGAGCTGTTCCGGCGGTACGACACATTCACCGCCGACGTGAAGGAGATGCCGCTGGAGCCGGTGGTGACGTTCACTTCGCTGACCAGGGCCAAGGCGGAGTGA